In Torulaspora delbrueckii CBS 1146 chromosome 1, complete genome, one genomic interval encodes:
- the TDA3 gene encoding Tda3p (similar to Saccharomyces cerevisiae YHR009C; ancestral locus Anc_5.592) has protein sequence MATDFIDKLTFLSHPSGKSQGKHHIVIVGAGIIGVCTAYYLTRHPDFHPDTHHITILESKRVAGGASGKAGGLLASWAFPQQIVPLSFRLHQELSDEYDGGNVWDYRRLTTVSLEADVEDLCGAECSKRDGESCSCVSSCSSSSSSSSSCKSSSSQTSGLKVPVPKKKRNNDILSGCEAEDEDSGRSSSFFHSDSNLNSLSMGPRDRDPADQIDFNDANDFQPQSREITGDLAADDMRNNNASIDEAKGPSVPLPGDLNWIKKHLVNDWSSLGGTDSTAQVHPYKFTHFLLSKAMESNAVDLILGKVDQIQYNDSGACCGISYTPTAETEFASTATTQRSVNIDDSSHVVLAMGPWTSKILPDCPISGLRAHSITIKPSTGTVSPYAIFTELKIDKNQYFSPEMYARKDEVYVCGEGDTLVDLPETSDAVEVVREKCDELYHYVSKLSKNLSSGHILKRQACYLPVLNVPTSSGPLIGETNVDGLYVASGHSCWGINNAPATGKVMAELLLEGEAKSADISALDPGLYFDASILE, from the coding sequence ATGGCAACGGATTTCATAGATAAGTTGACCTTTCTATCACATCCTTCCGGAAAGAGTCAAGGCAAGCATCATATTGTGATTGTCGGTGCAGGGATTATAGGGGTCTGTACGGCTTACTACTTGACTAGACACCCTGATTTCCATCCAGATACGCATCATATTACCATCTTAGAGTCGAAGAGAGTCGCAGGTGGTGCTTCAGGTAAAGCAGGTGGGCTGCTTGCTTCATGGGCGTTCCCTCAGCAGATTGTTCCTTTGAGTTTCCGTTTGCACCAGGAGTTAAGTGATGAGTACGATGGTGGAAATGTTTGGGATTACAGGAGGTTGACTACTGTATCACTTGAGGCGGACGTTGAAGACCTGTGTGGAGCAGAGTGTAGTAAGCGTGATGGAGAGAGTTGTTCATGTGTTTCctcttgctcttcatcgtcttcttcgtcatcttcatgcaaatcttcatcgagTCAGACCTCTGGTTTAAAAGTTCCTGTTCCAAAAAAAAAGAGAAACAATGATATTCTCAGCGGATGTGAGGCCGAAGACGAAGATAGTGGAAGATCCAGTTCTTTTTTCCATAGTGATTCGAATCTTAACAGTTTGAGTATGGGTCCAAGAGATAGGGACCCAGCAGACCAAATTGACTTTAATGATGCCAATGACTTTCAACCACAATCGCGAGAAATCACAGGTGATCTGGCGGCTGATGATATGAGAAATAACAATGCATCTATCGATGAAGCTAAAGGTCCGTCGGTACCTCTTCCGGGAGACTTGAACTGGATCAAGAAGCATTTGGTTAATGATTGGTCTTCGCTTGGTGGCACCGATTCTACCGCACAGGTTCATCCTTACAAGTTCACACATTTCCTGTTATCAAAGGCAATGGAATCCAATGCAGTTGATCTGATCCTCGGAAAAGTCGATCAAATTCAGTACAACGATTCGGGCGCTTGTTGTGGTATTTCTTACACTCCAACTGCCGAGACTGAGTTTGCTTCTACCGCAACCACTCAGAGGTCTGTAAATATTGACGACTCAAGCCATGTTGTCCTAGCAATGGGTCCATGGACCTCAAAAATTTTGCCCGATTGTCCGATCTCAGGTCTAAGAGCTCATTCAATAACGATCAAGCCAAGTACTGGTACGGTATCCCCATACGCCATCTTTACTGAATTAAAGATTGACAAGAATCAATACTTTTCTCCAGAGATGTACGCTCGTAAGGACGAAGTTTACGTTTGTGGTGAAGGAGATACTCTTGTTGACCTGCCAGAGACCTCGGATGCTGTCGAGGTTGTCCGTGAAAAATGTGACGAACTGTACCATTATGTATCTAAACTatccaaaaatttgtcCAGTGGTCACATCCTGAAGAGACAGGCATGTTATTTACCAGTTTTGAATGTTCCAACTAGTTCTGGACCTCTGATCGGTGAGACTAACGTCGATGGTCTATATGTGGCCAGTGGTCACTCCTGTTGGGGTATCAATAATGCTCCAGCCACAGGTAAAGTCATGGCTGAACTTCTACTCGAGGGTGAGGCCAAATCTGCAGATATCTCAGCGCTGGACCCCGGTTTATATTTTGATGCAAGCATCCTTGAGTAA
- the UGO1 gene encoding mitofusin complex protein UGO1 (similar to Saccharomyces cerevisiae UGO1 (YDR470C); ancestral locus Anc_5.595), with protein sequence MEEPGSRLQVRPYYNPESFNAGYSAVFRPDQGVIDANGQSIASKLNIVQTSGKNLAKRIGKGASSSGSLLSGLSLNNGKRLLSKVSAGDNGDSPKSIADMEWLDFLNLKAWKRIFGQLFDQFFRKYFRHLVQQPFEVARCLLQVGDFGQLDALEVPAPVELRDEEDDNEEIDFFPKANDQELLPNLEEDELERSLINNPDKYSPTAGNEMLIRPQSKHTIDIINSVMDNEGMKGLWKANNTTFIYNFLSLTLDAWFTGLISPFLGVPDPYFMDIIHSPDVKSSIILTLTASTLTKLILLPLDIIRTRFMVTSLRKGSKPIRSLRKLVRCWSWRADIRRVPGDMWILTILQSISNVTFNKIFDVVIYHQWNVERHSQVKWYNTFKLLSQTVELLVRLPLENLLRRCQVNFLVNDSRHPLKIEHADLIVKPIGYRGIWNSLRDPRTSSGLWNGWRVGLMSLCCGYGFEMISTDAVDLEQEKF encoded by the coding sequence ATGGAGGAGCCTGGGTCTAGGTTGCAGGTTAGGCCGTACTACAATCCTGAGAGTTTTAATGCTGGCTACAGCGCTGTTTTCAGACCAGATCAAGGGGTTATAGATGCGAATGGACAATCGATCGCATCAAAATTGAACATTGTTCAAACATCGGGCAAGAATCTTGCCAAGAGAATCGGTAAAGGGGCAAGCTCTTCTGGCAGTCTTTTATCTGGACTTTCCTTGAATAATGGCAAGAGACTACTATCAAAAGTATCTGCAGGGGATAACGGAGACTCTCCAAAGAGTATAGCAGATATGGAATGGCTGGATTTTCTAAATCTTAAGGCATGGAAAAGGATTTTTGGTCAATTGTTTGACCAGTTCTTTAGGAAATATTTCCGCCACCTTGTGCAACAACCATTTGAAGTGGCCAGATGTTTATTGCAAGTGGGTGATTTCGGTCAACTTGATGCTTTGGAAGTACCAGCACCAGTTGAATTAAGAGATGAGGAAGACGATAACGAGGAGATAGATTTCTTCCCAAAGGCCAACGACCAGGAGCTATTACCAAAcctggaagaagatgagttgGAAAGGTCACTAATCAATAATCCCGACAAGTATAGCCCCACAGCGGGCAACGAAATGCTGATTCGCCCTCAATCAAAGCATACGATTGATATAATAAACAGTGTGATGGATAACGAAGGCATGAAAGGGTTGTGGAAGGCTAACAACACAACTTTCATCTATAATTTCCTGTCACTCACGCTCGACGCCTGGTTTACCGGATTAATTTCACCATTCCTAGGAGTACCAGATCCTTATTTTATGGATATCATTCATTCTCCAGATGTTAAATCCTCAATCATTTTAACGCTAACCGCGAGCACACTCACCAAGCTTATACTATTGCCATTAGATATCATAAGAACGAGGTTCATGGTTACGTCACTAAGAAAGGGAAGCAAACCTATAAGAAGCTTAAGAAAACTTGTACGGTGCTGGTCGTGGCGTGCAGACATCAGGAGAGTGCCCGGAGACATGTGGATCCTAACGATCCTTCAATCAATCTCCAACGTGACATTCAACAAGATCTTCGATGTGGTGATTTACCATCAATGGAACGTTGAAAGGCACTCACAGGTAAAATGGTACAATACTTTTAAATTACTATCACAGACAGTGGAACTTCTTGTTAGATTGCCCTTGGAGAACCTGTTACGTCGTTGTCAAGTGAACTTCCTCGTCAACGACAGCCGTCATCCGCTAAAGATCGAACACGCGGACTTGATCGTCAAACCAATAGGATACCGCGGCATATGGAACTCTCTAAGGGATCCACGTACTTCATCCGGACTATGGAACGGCTGGAGAGTCGGTTTAATGAGCCTATGTTGCGGCTACGGGTTCGAAATGATAAGCACCGATGCCGTGGACCTAGAACaggaaaaattttga
- the SOD2 gene encoding superoxide dismutase SOD2 (similar to Saccharomyces cerevisiae SOD2 (YHR008C); ancestral locus Anc_5.590), with product MFAKNCVNSVRRAALNGTFVAKRTKVTLPELDWDFNALEPYISGQINELHYTKHHQTYVNGFNTAVEQLSDLKEQLGKDPSPTIARKIIGVQQNLKFHGGGYTNHCLFWKNLTPESQGGGQLPKGAFADQIKQQFGSLDNLIKLTNAKLAGVQGSGWAFIVRNLDNGGKLDVVQTYNQDTVTGSLIPLVAIDAWEHAYYLQYQNRKAEYFGAIWNVINWKEAARRYDSCEIN from the coding sequence ATGTTTGCCAAAAACTGTGTTAACAGCGTGCGTAGAGCCGCTTTGAACGGAACTTTTGTCGCTAAGAGAACCAAAGTTACCTTGCCTGAGTTGGACTGGGATTTCAACGCTTTGGAACCTTATATTTCTGGTcagatcaatgaattgCACTACACGAAGCATCATCAAACTTATGTGAACGGTTTTAACACTGCTGTGGAGCAATTGTCCGATTTGAAAGAGCAGTTGGGAAAGGATCCTTCTCCAACCATTGCAAGAAAGATTATTGGTGTTCagcaaaatttgaaattccaTGGTGGTGGCTACACTAACCATTGTTTGTtctggaagaatttgacCCCAGAGTCTCAAGGTGGTGGTCAATTGCCTAAGGGAGCCTTTGCAGACCAGATCAAGCAACAATTTGGCTCTTTGGAtaacttgatcaagttgACAAACGCCAAGTTGGCTGGTGTTCAGGGTTCTGGTTGGGCTTTCATTGTGAGAAACTTGGATAACGGTGGTAAGCTTGATGTTGTGCAAACTTATAACCAGGATACTGTCACTGGTTCTTTGATCCCATTAGTCGCAATCGATGCTTGGGAACACGCTTATTACTTGCAATATCAAAACAGAAAGGCTGAGTATTTCGGTGCCATCTGGAACGTTATCAACTGGAAAGAAGCCGCCAGAAGATACGATAGCTGtgagatcaattga
- the VPS29 gene encoding retromer subunit VPS29 (similar to Saccharomyces cerevisiae VPS29 (YHR012W); ancestral locus Anc_5.599), which translates to MLVLALSDAHIPDRAIDLPDKFKKLLSVPNKISQVVLLDNCTKSYDLLKFVNEVSPNVAIVRGEFDNAQLPTTKKNRIKESIPINTVIRQGNFKIGCCSGYTVVPKGDPLSLLALARQLDVDIMLWGGTHNVEAYTLEGKFFVNPGSCTGAFNSDWPIMSEDEVINKKETTEVDTNKQDEESAVKSEEPKETTSTDKKEKVEISNLDINGSNVPSFCLLDIQDSVCTLYIYIYIEGEVKVDRVVFKKEETQIQP; encoded by the exons ATGTTAGTGCTGGCTCTCAGTGATGCGCACATTCCCGATCGTGCAATT GACCTGCCTGacaaattcaagaaacttttaAGTGTTCCAAATAAAATATCTCAAGTAGTGCTTCTGGACAATTGCACCAAGTCGTACGATCTCCTGAAGTTTGTTAATGAAGTATCACCAAATGTTGCCATCGTGCGTGGAGAATTCGACAATGCACAACTCCCAACtaccaagaagaatagGATCAAGGAAAGTATACCGATCAACACAGTGATAAGACAGggaaatttcaagattggaTGTTGTAGTGGCTATACAGTGGTTCCCAAAGGTGATCCGCTATCGCTATTGGCACTAGCACGTCAACTAGATGTCGACATTATGCTATGGGGAGGTACTCATAACGTGGAAGCGTACACTCTAGAGGGGAAATTCTTTGTTAACCCAGGAAGCTGCACAGGAGCCTTCAACTCCGACTGGCCTATCATGAGTGAAGACGAAGTAATTAATAAGAAGGAAACAACAGAAGTCGATACAAACAAGCAAGACGAAGAAAGTGCAGTCAAATCTGAAGAGCCAAAAGAGACGACGTCTACTgataagaaggaaaaggtAGAAATCTCGAATCTCGATATCAATGGGTCAAACGTGCCCAGTTTTTGTCTTCTTGACATCCAGGATTCCGTTTGCACCCTGTACATCTACATATACATTGAAGGTGAGGTCAAGGTAGATAGAGTGGTCTTTAAGAAGGAGGAAACACAGATTCAGCCGTGA
- the TDEL0A04630 gene encoding 60S ribosomal protein eL27 (similar to Saccharomyces cerevisiae RPL27B (YDR471W) and RPL27A (YHR010W); ancestral locus Anc_5.597), whose protein sequence is MAKFLKAGKVAVVVRGRYAGKKVVIVKPHDEGSKAHPFGHALVAGIERYPLKVTKKHGAKKVAKRTKIKPFIKVINYNHLLPTRYTLDVESFKTVVSTETFEEPSQREEAKKVIKKAFEERHQAGKNQWFFSKLSF, encoded by the exons ATGGCTaagttcttgaaagctgGTAAAGTTG CTGTTGTCGTCCGTGGTCGTTACGCCGGTAAGAAGGTTGTTATCGTTAAGCCTCACGATGAAGGTTCCAAGGCACACCCATTCGGTCACGCTCTTGTTGCCGGTATTGAAAGATACCCATTGAAGGTTACCAAGAAGCACGGTGCTAAGAAGGTCGCTAAGAGAACCAAGATCAAGCCTTTCATCAAGGTCATCAACTACAACCACTTGTTGCCAACCAGATACACTTTGGATGTTGAATCCTTCAAGACCGTTGTTTCCactgaaacttttgaagaaccatCTCAACGTGAAGAAGCTAAGAAGGTCATCAAGAAggcatttgaagaaagacacCAAGCCGGTAAGAACCAATGGTTCTTCTCCAAGTTGAGTTTCTAA
- the SDC1 gene encoding Sdc1p (similar to Saccharomyces cerevisiae SDC1 (YDR469W); ancestral locus Anc_5.594) gives MNEEQPRHDDLNLVNLPETVGGSQTRKYLNQNVVPHLLNGMRLIATEKPQDPLRVLGEYLIKQSESSKN, from the coding sequence ATGAACGAGGAGCAGCCTCGCCATGATGATTTGAACTTGGTCAATTTGCCTGAGACCGTTGGTGGTTCACAGACTAGGAAATATCTGAACCAGAATGTTGTACCGCATCTGTTGAACGGTATGCGACTTATTGCGACTGAAAAACCTCAGGATCCATTGCGAGTGCTTGGGGAATACTTGATTAAGCAGAGCGAGtcttcgaagaattga
- the TLG1 gene encoding Tlg1p (similar to Saccharomyces cerevisiae TLG1 (YDR468C); ancestral locus Anc_5.593): MNAEQDPFEQVVRDTKEQIDRLRHHLSGNGPRNDSDEVAEILGDVEETIKDLDRSVIVMKRNGQDTGGRGSQVEDLRNALQALKYQPRVLIDEEEEEEPSAASRENPFNNPLQEQMIREQDTHLDSIHHTMTNLHLQAQTMGNELEDQGELLNEMDTNMDSLSNKLSRGRRQLEWVYEKNKERYNDCCIGLLIVVLIVLLVLAFIA; this comes from the coding sequence atGAACGCTGAACAAGATCCATTCGAGCAAGTAGTACGAGACACCAAGGAACAAATCGATCGACTAAGGCATCATTTAAGCGGCAATGGACCTCGAAACGACTCCGACGAAGTGGCGGAGATCCTAGGTGATGTGGAAGAGACCATAAAAGACCTCGATCGAAGCGTAATTGTTATGAAACGGAACGGACAAGATACTGGAGGTCGGGGATCACAAGTCGAAGACCTCAGAAATGCTCTACAAGCGCTTAAATACCAACCACGCGTACttatcgatgaagaagaagaagaagaacccTCGGCGGCTTCCCGTGAAAACCCCTTCAACAACCCACTGCAAGAACAAATGATTCGCGAACAAGATACACATCTGGACTCTATACACCATACGATGACTAATCTTCATCTACAGGCCCAAACGATGGGGAACGAACTGGAAGACCAGGGGGAATTACTAAATGAGATGGACACCAACATGGATTCTTTATCAAacaaactttcaagagGCCGTAGGCAATTAGAATGGGTCTACGAGAAGAATAAAGAGCGCTATAACGACTGTTGTATTGGTCTATTGATAGTAGTACTTATCGTTCTATTGGTATTGGCCTTTATCGCCTAG
- the PKH3 gene encoding protein kinase PKH3 (similar to Saccharomyces cerevisiae PKH3 (YDR466W); ancestral locus Anc_5.591) — MNDARKRSPHDFVFKQELGHGSYSTVYKAVDRTNANRVYAIKVCSKQHIIKEKKVKYVTIEKNTLNLLTRARHPGIVKLHYTFHDEENLYFVLDYAPGGELLSLLHRMKTFSEMWACHFTCQLIDSMQFLHSQGIIHRDLKPENLLLNNEGRLMITDFGTATGTDSRGSSFVGTAEYVSPELLLHNQCDVSSDIWALGCMIYQFLQGSPPFRGENELQTFEKTVSLDYPWNNPQVTPKGINPVVVDLTRRILVLDPSVRPTLQQIKLHKWFELVDWNNKELLWRGIWQIQQAVPRSPHQMISNRQLHVIDTPIRNIPITKQKKRKPAKVSNTTSSIVEWRKNWACSGVDPLTPSDSPTQGYTPLNNRPSSPAFIQPTVRSAPVSHHPPIHKSPVRKSSSSSLPRLMVDTQKSANGIPSINSSPIDMPINTVSKAIVAHDNFALKQDCVIIYEIPYYLQGPEMSLKSYNRVDNDLITQLVQEHDVELRSRLVSFLTLFKDGTLSYRTESSSRHIINIGDPNLSMYDFDFNQEKGTGFLILERYRNKIWFISIPSKKQTPVGSIKNKDESWVACFFRARQLMEDQKSLSDKVAGIKLTEPIKTTRPISSKAQRNASSPVLGSKSQQQRKASASRSPATSPVLVQSPTMKRYAAPQNMVISSSRYEVLHSLRPNSANDDASSGASAAFKNLQKRKAK, encoded by the coding sequence ATGAATGATGCACGTAAGCGGTCACCGCATGATTTTGTGTTCAAGCAAGAATTGGGACATGGTTCCTACTCGACGGTCTACAAGGCAGTGGATAGAACCAATGCTAATCGAGTGTATGCGATTAAAGTGTGCTCGAAACAACATATTATCAAGGAAAAAAAGGTCAAGTACGTTACGATCGAAAAGAATACGCTGAACTTGCTTACAAGGGCTAGACATCCGGGAATCGTGAAGTTACATTATACTTTCCATGATGAGGAGAATTTATACTTCGTGCTGGACTATGCCCCTGGTGGTGAACTATTATCTCTACTGCATAGGATGAAAACGTTTAGTGAAATGTGGGCTTGTCATTTTACttgtcaattgattgactCTATGCAGTTTTTGCACTCACAGGGAATTATTCATCGAGATTTGAAACCGGAGAACTTGCTGTTGAACAATGAGGGTCGACTGATGATTACAGATTTTGGCACTGCAACTGGTACAGACTCTAGAGGGTCTTCTTTTGTCGGTACGGCCGAATACGTGTCTCCGGAGCTGCTTCTGCATAACCAATGCGATGTGAGTTCGGATATTTGGGCTCTGGGATGCATGATCTACCAATTTTTACAGGGATCGCCACCATTCAGAGGAGAGAACGAGTTACAAACGTTTGAAAAGACTGTTTCGTTGGACTATCCATGGAATAATCCTCAAGTGACCCCCAAAGGTATAAACCCCGTTGTTGTTGATcttacaagaagaatccTAGTGCTTGACCCTTCTGTGCGCCCCACTTTGCAACAAATTAAGCTCCATAAGTGGTTTGAGTTAGTCGATTGGAATAATAAGGAATTACTGTGGAGAGGAATATGGCAAATTCAACAGGCCGTACCGAGATCACCTCACCAAATGATTTCCAATAGGCAACTGCATGTCATAGACACACCAATAAGAAATATACCGATTAccaagcaaaagaagaggaaaccTGCAAAGGTCTCCAACACGACAAGTAGCATCGTCGAATGGAGGAAAAACTGGGCATGCTCGGGAGTAGATCCTTTGACACCTTCGGACTCACCAACTCAAGGGTACACGCCACTAAATAATCGTCCATCTTCACCTGCATTTATACAGCCCACTGTCAGATCAGCTCCTGTGTCACACCATCCACCGATACACAAATCGCCGGTACGgaaatcatcatcatcatcattaccTCGTTTGATGGTCGACACTCAAAAAAGTGCAAATGGGATACCGTCCATCAACTCATCACCGATTGATATGCCCATCAATACTGTTAGCAAAGCAATTGTGGCACACGATAACTTCGCTTTGAAACAGGATTGTGTTATTATCTATGAAATACCGTACTATCTACAAGGACCAGAaatgtcattgaagagttATAACAGGGTCGACAATGATCTGATAACGCAGTTGGTTCAAGAACATGACGTTGAATTGAGATCGCGGCTCGTTAGTTTCTTAACACTATTCAAGGACGGAACTCTGTCGTATAGAACTGAGAGCAGTTCAAGACACATAATAAACATTGGTGATCCCAATTTGTCAATGTACGATTTCGATTTTAATCAGGAAAAAGGTACGGGgttcttgattttggaaAGGTATAGGAACAAGATATGGTTTATTTCGATTCCATCGAAAAAACAAACTCCAGTAGGGTCtataaagaacaaagatgaGTCCTGGGTTGCATGTTTTTTTAGAGCTCGACAATTGATGGAAGACCAAAAAAGTTTAAGTGATAAAGTTGCGGGCATCAAACTAACTGAACCTATTAAAACTACTAGACCCATAAGCAGTAAGGCACAAAGAAATGCATCATCGCCCGTTCTGGGTTCTAAAAGTCAACAACAGAGAAAAGCTAGCGCTTCGCGATCACCGGCGACTTCGCCAGTACTGGTGCAGTCGCCTACGATGAAACGATATGCAGCACCACAAAATATGGTAATAAGTAGTAGTCGTTACGAAGTGTTACATTCATTGAGGCCAAACAGTGCCAATGATGACGCCAGCAGTGGCGCTAGCGCAgcattcaagaatttgcaaaagagaaagGCTAAATAA
- the ARD1 gene encoding peptide alpha-N-acetyltransferase complex A subunit ARD1 (similar to Saccharomyces cerevisiae ARD1 (YHR013C); ancestral locus Anc_5.600) — MPVTIRRATIDDIICMQNANLHNLPENYMLKYYMYHVLSWPEASFVATTTDVNEPGLEDLTLEDGAGKQIKLNSNYVAPGEKLVGYVLTKMNDDPDQQNEAPNGHITSLSVMRTYRRMGIAEKLMRQALFALREVYQADYVSLHVRQSNRAALHLYRDTLEFEVLTVEKSYYQDGEDAYAMKKVLKLDELHPKNFAHPKSSTERPEDDLESDLLEDVAV; from the coding sequence ATGCCAGTGACGATTAGAAGAGCGACTATAGACGACATCATTTGCATGCAAAATGCTAATCTGCATAATTTGCCCGAAAATTATATGTTGAAATACTACATGTACCACGTCCTATCGTGGCCTGAAGCCTCTTTCGTGGCCACTACAACCGATGTAAATGAACCCGGCCTTGAAGATCtcactttggaagatggAGCAGGTAAGCAGATCAAATTGAACTCAAACTATGTGGCACCAGGTGAGAAACTTGTAGGCTACGTTTTAACCAAGATGAATGACGACCCAGATCAACAAAATGAAGCTCCTAATGGACACATCACATCGTTGAGTGTTATGAGAACATACAGAAGAATGGGGATCGcagagaaattgatgagaCAGGCCCTATTCGCTTTAAGAGAGGTTTATCAAGCAGACTACGTCTCATTACATGTAAGACAGTCCAACAGAGCGGCTTTACACCTTTATAGAGACACTTTGGAGTTTGAAGTGCTAACCGTGGAAAAATCCTACTACCaggatggtgaagatgCATATGCGATGAAAAAAGTCTTGAAATTAGACGAATTGCATCCCAAGAACTTTGCTCATCCAAAATCCAGCACTGAAAGACctgaagatgatttggaaagtGATCTCCTGGAAGACGTCGCCGTATAA
- the DIA4 gene encoding putative serine--tRNA ligase DIA4 (similar to Saccharomyces cerevisiae DIA4 (YHR011W); ancestral locus Anc_5.598), with protein MISKRSFSQTALKRFLKKPQFNVKSIVNDLPQYRESIAKRQLVAGAGLLEGLQNLPEAYETIRGLNHKIALVQGQRKSLEAEIKNDRSKIEVRASEIKSLKSQYQLISKELDLAELKVTDMCSSLPNLVSPNSPATEPQIVHWINPQDSYEPDAKRDHVNIMVEKGLVDFQTASNVSGTSWFYLLNEGAELEQALVSYALKQAKEAGFQVCIPPSIVRNEVIDSCGFRPRDMNNEQQIYHINDTSLGLTATAEIALAGLGINKVMDLSKGPRSVVGVSRSYRAEAGARGKDTKGLYRVHEFTKVELFVWAKPEESTRLLEKLKDLQIDIVTSLGLSAKVLNMPANDLGAPAYKKYDIEAWMPGRGSFGEITSSSNCLDYQSRRLNTRFKNELTGKPEYVHTLNGTAMAVPRVILALIENFYCPTTGKITIPEPLRPFMNNRTCIE; from the coding sequence atgatttcaaagcGCTCCTTCAGTCAAACCGCTTTGAAAAGGTTCTTGAAAAAACCACAATTTAATGTCAAGTCCATCGTCAATGATCTACCGCAGTATCGGGAGTCTATTGCCAAGCGTCAGTTAGTTGCAGGGGCTGGTCTCTTGGAAGGCTTACAAAATTTACCAGAAGCATACGAAACCATTAGAGGATTGAATCATAAGATAGCACTAGTTCAGGGACAGAGAAAATCCCTGGAGGCCGAAATCAAGAATGACAGATCTAAAATTGAGGTCCGAGCATCAGAGAtcaagagcttgaaaagcCAGTATCAGCTAATATCTAAAGAATTGGATCTTGCCGAGCTTAAGGTTACCGACATGTGTTCGTCATTGCCCAATCTAGTTTCCCCGAATTCGCCAGCAACAGAACCACAAATTGTGCATTGGATCAATCCACAAGACTCATATGAACCAGACGCAAAGCGCGATCATGTGAATATTATGGTTGAGAAGGGCTTAGTGGATTTCCAAACGGCTTCCAACGTTTCTGGAACATCATGGTTTTATCTTCTAAATGAAGGCGCTGAGCTAGAGCAAGCATTGGTCTCTTATGCGTTAAAGCAGGCTAAAGAAGCAGGGTTTCAAGTATGCATACCTCCCAGCATTGTTAGGAATGAAGTAATTGATTCCTGTGGGTTTAGACCAAGAGATATGAATAACGAACAACAGATTTATCACATCAACGACACTTCTCTGGGGTTGACTGCCACGGCTGAGATCGCACTCGCAGGTCTTGGGATCAATAAAGTCATGGATTTGTCAAAGGGCCCTCGAAGCGTAGTAGGTGTAAGTCGGAGTTACAGAGCAGAAGCTGGAGCTAGAGGTAAAGACACAAAAGGACTTTACAGGGTACATGAATTCACGAAAGTGGAATTGTTTGTCTGGGCTAAACCGGAGGAAAGTACGCGACTACTTGAGAAGCTCAAAGACTTACAAATCGATATCGTTACCTCCTTGGGATTATCAGCTAAAGTCCTTAATATGCCTGCTAATGATCTTGGTGCACCAGCCTATAAGAAGTACGATATCGAGGCATGGATGCCTGGGAGAGGTTCATTTGGTGAGATTACtagttcatcaaattgcCTGGATTACCAAAGTAGACGTCTGAACACCAGGTTTAAGAATGAGCTTACAGGTAAGCCAGAGTACGTGCATACATTGAACGGTACCGCAATGGCAGTACCAAGGGTTATCTTGGCTCTTATTGAGAATTTTTACTGCCCAACTACCGGTAAAATAACCATCCCCGAGCCTTTGAGACCATTTATGAACAACCGTACATGCATTGAATAA